The sequence below is a genomic window from Pseudomonadales bacterium.
CGTGGTGCAACGACCACCTTTCTTGAACGCGGTGTGGGCGATGTATTGCTGACTTGGGAAAATGAGGCATTCCTAGCGTTAAAAGAGCAAGGGCCGGACAAAATTGAAATCGTTGTGCCGAGCTATTCCATTCTCGCTGAACCACCCGTGACGGTAGTCGATAAGTTTGCCAACAAGCACGGCACGGCCGAGGTGGCGAAGGCTTATTTGGAATACCTGTATTCACCGGAAGGTCAGGAAATAGCGGCGAAGAATTACTACCGCCCAAGCGACAAAGCCGTGGCCGCCAAGTACGCCGCGCAGTTTCCGAATCTCGAGTTATTTACCATTGATAGCGTGTTTGGCGGCTGGCAGAAAGCGCAGAAAGATCACTTCAGTGATGGCGGCACCTTTGACCAAATCTACGGCAAGTAATCGTGTGCTTTGAGAGTCTGTTATGAAACTGTTGCGATCGACATCCGTGTTGCCTGGCTTCGGTCCGGCACTCGGCTACACGGTGTTCTGGCTCAGCTTGATTGTATTGATTCCGCTGTCGGCGGCATTCATCAAAACATTTGAACTGAGCTGGGGCGAATTTTGGGAAGTGGTAACGGCGCCGCGCGTGTTGGCCTCATATCGATTGTCTTTTGGTGCATCGCTGATTGGCGCTTTGCTCAATGTTTTTTTCGGTTTGATCGTGGCTTGGGTGTTAGTGCGCTACCAGTTTGCGGGGAAGAAAGTGGTGGATGCCTTGGTGGATTTGCCCTTTGCACTGCCAACGGCGGTTGCGGGTATTACTTTATCCGCGTTGTATGCCAGCAATGGTTGGGTCGGTTCGCTGTTAGAGCCCTATGGCATCAAAGTGGCTTATACGCCGCTGGGTATCGTGGTGGCACTGACATTTATCGGCCTGCCGTTTGTCGTGCGCACGGTGCAGCCTGTGTTGGAAGATTTGGAAGGCGAAGTGGAGGAGGCCGCGGCCAGTTTGGGCGCTTCTCGTTGGCAGACATTCGCACGCATTCTGGTGCCAGCACTGACCCCTGCGTTACTGACCGGGTTTGCGTTGGCGTTTGCGCGCGCAGTGGGCGAGTACGGCTCTGTGATTTTTATTGCCGGCAATATTCCGTTGGTTTCAGAGATCACGCCGCTGTTGATTATCACTAAGTTGGAGCAGTACGAGTACAGCCACGCCACGGCGATTGCCAGTGTGATGTTGCTGATTTCGTTTGCACTGCTGCTGATTATTAATTTATTGCAATGGTGGAGTAGTCATCGTCATGCTCACAAATAATCGTAAAAGTATCGCGACGACAGAAGCACCTTGGCTGCGCCGTTTGTTAATTGGTATTGCATTGTTTTGGCTGGCGCTGTTTCTGCTGCTGCCGTTGGTCTCTATTTTTACTGAAGCCTTAAACAAAGGTTGGCTTACATATTTGGCAGCATTTGAAGATGAGAATGCGTGGGCTGCCATTCGTTTAACGCTGCTTGCGGCGGTTATTTCTGTGCCGCTCAATTTGGTTTTTGGTGTGGCGGCGGCGTGGGTGATTGCACGGTTTGATTTTCGCGGCAAAAGTATTTTGCTCACGCTGATTGATTTGCCGTTTGCGGTGTCGCCGGTCATTGCTGGTTTGATCTATGTTTTGGTGTTTGGTTTGCAGGGTTTGTTGGGTGAGTGGCTGTCTGATCGAGATTTGAAAGTGATTTTTGCAGTGCCTGGCATTGTACTGGCGACACTGTTTGTGACATTTCCTTTTGTCGCCCGAGAGCTAATTCCGCTGATGCAAGCGCAGGGAAAAGATGAAGAAGAAGCGGCGATTGTATTGGGTGCATCCGGTTGGCAAATGTTTTGGCGTGTCACCCTGCCCAACATTAAATGGGGTTTGTTGTACGGCGTGATTTTGTCGAACGCGCGCGCAATGGGTGAATTCGGTGCTGTGTCGGTGGTGTCCGGTCATATTCGAGGCGTTACCAACACGCTGCCCCTGCATGTGGAAGTGCTCTACAACGAGTACAACCATGTCGCTGCTTTTGCGTGTGCATCTGTATTGGCAATGTTGGCTTTAGTTACGCTGGTGTTGAAAACTTTTGTTGAATGGAAAGTGCAACAAAACAGTGTGTTGTCACAGCAAGAATTAAAAGAGTGAGGTCGTTATGAGTATAGAAATTCGCAATGTCACCAAACGGTTTGGTGATTTTAGGGCGTTGGATAATGTGTCGCTGGATGTGCCTACTGGTGAATTGGTTGCGTTACTGGGGCCATCAGGCTGCGGTAAAACTTCACTGCTGCGCATTATTGCCGGCATGGAAACACCCAATGATGGCAGTATTCATTTTCACGGTGCAGACACCACGGATACGCATGTGCGTGAACGACAAGTTGGGTTCGTGTTTCAACATTATGCGCTGTTTCGTCACATGACGGTGTTTGAAAATGTTGCGTTTGGTTTGCGTGTGCGTCCGAAAAAAACGCGTCCTGTCGAAGCAGAAATTCGTCGCCGTGTTCATGAGTTGCTGCAATTGGTGCAATTGGATTGGTTGGCGGATCGTTATCCACCTCAATTATCTGGTGGCCAGCGTCAGCGGATTGCTTTGGCGCGAGCATTGGCGGTTGAACCGAAAGTTTTATTGCTTGATGAGCCTTTTGGTGCGCTGGATGCCAATGTGCGCAAAGAGTTGCGAAGATGGTTGCGGCGATTGCACGACGAGCTGCATATCACCAGTGTTTTTGTGACACACGATCAAGAAGAAGCGTTGGAAGTGGCAGATCGCATTGTTGTGATGAATAAAGGTAAGGTGGAGCAAATTGGCAAGCCGGAACAAATTTATGATGAACCTGCATCGCCCTTTGTTTATCAATTTATTGGCAATGTGAATGTGTTTCATAGTCGTGTGCGTGACGGTTTTGCTCGTATCGGTGCCGCTGATGTGGAGGTAGAAGAACATCGTCATGTTGAAGATGCGCATGCCACTGCGTATGTGCGGCCACACGATATCGAAATACAGCGCGAGCCTGGCAACAACGCTGCTTTTCCTGTGACGGTGGCGCGCATCAACATGATCGGTTCTGTGGTGCGTTTGGCGTTGCATCGCGAAGATGATTCAGAAGAAATTGAAGCTGAATTGTCGCGTGATCGTTTTCGTCAATTGGCTTTGCAGGAGGGGGAGTCCGTATGGGTGAGGCCACTGGCAGCGCGCGTGTTTCTTGATAAGAAAATACGCAATGAAAATTTAGGTGTGTCATGAATCATTATGCAGCCGTACTACTTATTTTTTGTATAAGTTTTTAGAACAACATAGGAATTTGATTGTGCGCACTGGCACTGGCAGAAAAAAACCAGCACTCAATCGCGTAGCGTCTGCCTGTAATGGTTGGCGACCACGCTGTGCGATGCAAATTCATGTGATCAAAAAATAATGCATCGCCCGCTTTGAAGGCAGGGCGCACCCAAGGCGTGTCGCTAAAGTTTTTTTCTACATAAGGCGCACCGACCGTCCATTCAAAACGCGCGCCATCGGTGCCGGTTTGTACGATGTCGTCAAAGCGGCGCGGCACGATATCGATGCCGGGGTTGATGGAATCGCCGCCGCAATCGCTGAGTGCAATCCACAAATTCATGCTGCGCACTTCTTTGCCCATGAAAGCACCGTCTTGATGCCAATCCGCTTCGCCTGCGATGGGGTCTACGCGGCGTAATACCCATTTTTTGACGGAGACACACGGCGCTTCGCCAAAAAAATCCGCTAAAAGGTTTTTCAAGCCAAGTGAGCGATACATCTCCATCACATCAAACAAACCGCGTGGTGAATCCGCTGCCCACACACCGCCCGTTTCTGCGATAAATTTTCTTCCCACGCCCAATTTGTGATGGGCGTTGAGAAATTCAGACGGCGAGTAGTAGGGATTGTTTTTGTCGATGGTTTCACCGGCGGCGCGACGATTGCGCAGTTCAACGGCGTTTTCGATGTCATCGCGCAAAGTGGCAAGCATGGTTTTGGCACTAAATCGCGCACCAACAATGCGCCGTGCTGCATCACACCAGCAGCTAGTTTTTCTGCATCCAGTTGCGACATCGAGATTTCAGGGATGCCGCCGACATTGTTGTCAAAAGCGATATTTTTTGTGGTGGGAGGCCAAGCTGTTGTGGATGGTGGCCAAGTGCTGTGTGCGAACCCCTGCGCGCGCAGATCAATCAATTGCTTTTCGATGGCGGCATCGGCTTGTGCGCGATTCTGTGCAGACAGCAGCTCAATCGCTTCGTGCCATTGCCCGTTGCGAACGAGTTCTTCTGCTGTCTGTGGTTGGCGCGTCATAGTACTGAATACTAGAGAATATCGAGCAGGCGATCTAGCTCGCTCAATTCATCGGTGGCAGAGCAGAGAAAAACTTCTTCGCAGCCCGTAGCCGCCATTTCTGCCAGCGTGTCTTTGATGCGGTGTTTGTCGAAGTTTTTCATGCTGTTGGCAACGGGGCGGGCGATGTTGTCGCCCAGAATTGCTAAGTAGTCGTAGACATAGCTTTTCATTTTTTCTTCGGCATCGTCGGCCAAGCAGTACCAGAAGCCACCAACTTTTTGCGGTGCATGTTCGCGGCCTGCGTTTTGCCACGCACTTTCCGCCATCTTAAAAAAGCCTGCAGTTTCTGCTGCAGAACCACCCATCGAAAAGGAATACACGCCGTCTGCCCAGTGCGCAGCACGTGCCATGGCTTTCGGCCCCATCACGCCAGCTAACAGCGGTGGGCCACCGGCTTGCACAGGGGTAGGGCCAACGGGATCTGCGCCTGCAAACGGCGGCTTGCCTGCCCAGATATCTTTCATCACTGCTATGTGTTCGTCTTGGCGTTGGTGACGACGAGAAAAATCAGCGCCGACCGCGCGGTAATCCACTTCGCGCCCGCCGACACCAACCGTTACGGTGACGCGACCATTGGAGAGCAAATCAAGCGTGGCGATTTCTTTCGCTGCCCACACAGGCGAGTGCATAGGCAATACATACAGTGAAGGCACAATGCGCACGCGCTCAGTCACTGCGGCGGCAAAGGCCAGTGTGTTGCGCATTTCTAAGGTGTAGCCGGTGATGCGTTCGCCGCAAGACAAGCTGTGAAAAGGACCTTGTTCGATGTGTGCGCACCAATCAAGTATCGTGCGTCGTGTGATGGATTTTTTCATGTAGGGCAAACAGATGCTGATTTTCATGAAACTCTCCTATTGATGTGAGAAAAAATTATTCTGGCAAGGTGTTGATGTAACTTTTTCCGCCGAGTTGTTGCATGTTGCGTAGTATCCAGCGCTGTCTGCCGCGTAGGTAGCTGCTGGGTTTATCTGCTTGAAAACGGCGTGGGTTGGGCAGCACGACGGCGAGCAGGGCGGCTTCATTCGAAGATATTTTTTGGGCGCTTTTTTTGAAAAAAATCTGCGATGCTGCTTCAGCGCCGTAAATGCCGTCGCCTAATTCGATAATGTTTAAATATACTTCAAGAATGCGCTCTTTCGGCCATAGCAATTCAATCAAGAGCGTGAAATACACTTCCATGCCTTTGCGTATCCAGTTGCGCCCCGTCCACAAAAAAAGATTTTTGGCGGTTTGTTGTGAGATGGTGGATGCGCCGCGCGTTTTTTTGTGCGTTTGATTGTAAACCGCCGCTTTTTCTATCGCGTTCCAATCAAAGCCATCGTGTTCGGCAAACAACTGATCTTCTGCTGCGACAACAGCAACACCTAACGCCGGTGTAATTTTTTCGAGCGGAACCCATTGATAGCGGCGTTGGTAGGGTTGATCAGAAAACCACGATTGCACACGGCGTTCCATCATCACGCCAGAGGTGAGTGGCGGTAGGAAACGCAACAACAGCGTTAGAGCGACGGTGCTGATAAAAAAAATCAGCGCACAGCATCCTACAAAGGGCAGTAGGCGTTTCATTCGTGGCAAAACATGTGCCGCGTTATTGCATGCGCATTTGCTGTAGATCGCGCTCGGTGGCTGGATCATCGCGTACCACAGACAAACCACGCGTTGCCATTTGGCGCGCATGAGTGCTGTCGCCGCGCTGCGAATAAATGCGCGAGAGTTCGAGGTAGGCGCGTGCTTCCTGTGGTGCTAAGGCTTGTGCGCGTTCAGCTAGCGTTTGTGCGCGGGCGTAATCCCCTTGTGCTCGCGCTTGCGCCGCTTCATTCAATAGATTGGCGGCGGCAGGGTTTTTGATGGGCTGCGGTTGGGCATCATCTGTTGCAGCTGGAGCTCCAGTGTCGTTTGCCTGCGTGTTTGAGTGCATTGTGTGACTGTGTGCGGGCGAGGATGCGGGCTGATTGATGTCTTCAATCGGGGCTTGTGTTTCTGTGCCATACGGTTCCATGGCGCAACCGTTGAGCAGAAGAGCGCTCGACGCAAAACAACACAATAACCACGAGCGTTGGAAAGGCTTTTTCATTTTTTATTGTCCGATGAATTGATTGAGTAAGTTTACTACCGGTGCGCGACCACGACAGGGTACATAGCTAGGTTGCGGCGAGCGTTGGTCGATGGGCATACGACGCGCGCTACCACAGCCTTCGTCGGTGCGATTGCCGGTGGCCTCGTCGATCCACTGCCATGTGATATTGCGGTGCGAAGGATTGGGCAGTGATTGATTGGGTAGCGCTGCCATCAAATTGATCCAAATAGGCAGCGCGCCGGTGGCGCCGGTGAGCGGCATTTTTTGGTTGTCATCGCGACCGACCCATACCACGGTGTTGTAGTTGGCGGAGAAGCCTGCGAACCAGCTGTCGCGCTGATTGTCAGTGGTACCCGTTTTACCGGCGATATTGAGGCCAAACGGTAGGCGAGCATAGGCTGCTCGCGCCGTACCTTCTCTTAGTACCGCTTGCATTGCCCAAGCAATTTCTTGTGCGTAAGCGGGATCAACGGACTGCTCCATCTCCAAGCCGTAGCGTTTGATGGGTTTGCCTTCGGCGGTGTAGACATCACGAATGGTGCGTACCGGCAGGGTAAAGCCGTCGGCTGCAAGCATCTGGTACAGCTGCGCCACTTCCAGCGGGGACATCCCGCCAGCGCCGAGCAGCAGCGATGGCACAGGATCCAGTTTGGCTTGCACACCGGCGCGGCGAATCATTTCGATCAAGGGCTTAACGCCGACTTGCAGACCAACGCGCGCGGTAGCCAAGTTGTAGGAGTGGGCGAGGGCATCCACTAGCGAAACACGACCGTGCGATTTGCCATCGTAATTTTGAGGCTGCCACCATGTGCCATTGGCATTGCGCCAGCGCAGCGGGGAATCATCCACCTGTGTTGCCAGTGAATATTTGCCACTCTCTAGTGCCGATAAAAAGATAAAAGGTTTGAGCAGTGAACCGACAGGACGATTGGTGTCAATGGCGCGGTTGTAGCCATAAAACTTGGGATTGCGGTCG
It includes:
- the cysT gene encoding sulfate ABC transporter permease subunit CysT codes for the protein MKLLRSTSVLPGFGPALGYTVFWLSLIVLIPLSAAFIKTFELSWGEFWEVVTAPRVLASYRLSFGASLIGALLNVFFGLIVAWVLVRYQFAGKKVVDALVDLPFALPTAVAGITLSALYASNGWVGSLLEPYGIKVAYTPLGIVVALTFIGLPFVVRTVQPVLEDLEGEVEEAAASLGASRWQTFARILVPALTPALLTGFALAFARAVGEYGSVIFIAGNIPLVSEITPLLIITKLEQYEYSHATAIASVMLLISFALLLIINLLQWWSSHRHAHK
- the cysW gene encoding sulfate ABC transporter permease subunit CysW; the encoded protein is MLTNNRKSIATTEAPWLRRLLIGIALFWLALFLLLPLVSIFTEALNKGWLTYLAAFEDENAWAAIRLTLLAAVISVPLNLVFGVAAAWVIARFDFRGKSILLTLIDLPFAVSPVIAGLIYVLVFGLQGLLGEWLSDRDLKVIFAVPGIVLATLFVTFPFVARELIPLMQAQGKDEEEAAIVLGASGWQMFWRVTLPNIKWGLLYGVILSNARAMGEFGAVSVVSGHIRGVTNTLPLHVEVLYNEYNHVAAFACASVLAMLALVTLVLKTFVEWKVQQNSVLSQQELKE
- a CDS encoding sulfate/molybdate ABC transporter ATP-binding protein, which gives rise to MSIEIRNVTKRFGDFRALDNVSLDVPTGELVALLGPSGCGKTSLLRIIAGMETPNDGSIHFHGADTTDTHVRERQVGFVFQHYALFRHMTVFENVAFGLRVRPKKTRPVEAEIRRRVHELLQLVQLDWLADRYPPQLSGGQRQRIALARALAVEPKVLLLDEPFGALDANVRKELRRWLRRLHDELHITSVFVTHDQEEALEVADRIVVMNKGKVEQIGKPEQIYDEPASPFVYQFIGNVNVFHSRVRDGFARIGAADVEVEEHRHVEDAHATAYVRPHDIEIQREPGNNAAFPVTVARINMIGSVVRLALHREDDSEEIEAELSRDRFRQLALQEGESVWVRPLAARVFLDKKIRNENLGVS
- a CDS encoding LLM class flavin-dependent oxidoreductase codes for the protein MKISICLPYMKKSITRRTILDWCAHIEQGPFHSLSCGERITGYTLEMRNTLAFAAAVTERVRIVPSLYVLPMHSPVWAAKEIATLDLLSNGRVTVTVGVGGREVDYRAVGADFSRRHQRQDEHIAVMKDIWAGKPPFAGADPVGPTPVQAGGPPLLAGVMGPKAMARAAHWADGVYSFSMGGSAAETAGFFKMAESAWQNAGREHAPQKVGGFWYCLADDAEEKMKSYVYDYLAILGDNIARPVANSMKNFDKHRIKDTLAEMAATGCEEVFLCSATDELSELDRLLDIL
- the mtgA gene encoding monofunctional biosynthetic peptidoglycan transglycosylase, whose product is MKRLLPFVGCCALIFFISTVALTLLLRFLPPLTSGVMMERRVQSWFSDQPYQRRYQWVPLEKITPALGVAVVAAEDQLFAEHDGFDWNAIEKAAVYNQTHKKTRGASTISQQTAKNLFLWTGRNWIRKGMEVYFTLLIELLWPKERILEVYLNIIELGDGIYGAEAASQIFFKKSAQKISSNEAALLAVVLPNPRRFQADKPSSYLRGRQRWILRNMQQLGGKSYINTLPE